A window from Triticum aestivum cultivar Chinese Spring chromosome 6D, IWGSC CS RefSeq v2.1, whole genome shotgun sequence encodes these proteins:
- the LOC123144369 gene encoding sterol 3-beta-glucosyltransferase UGT80B1 isoform X1, giving the protein MDGCGGDGRRPRAVFMAFGTHGDVFPIAALAAAFANDQQQYTVVFITHSAHQSLSTHLAVSKVRYMPVASPPALASEQLDNISYDSVQSNAGPESFSRRKEIIQTEHRKACLASVEEVFGNDPSIHSDFIVINFFALEGCHLAELFQVKCIIAAPYFLPYSAPSSFERQFKQSFPLLYKYFQEAPPNTVCWTDITHWMWALFMESWGLWRNDCLNLSPIPYTDPVTNLPLWHVRAESPLLLYGFSKEIVERPGYWPSSAHICGFWFLPMAWQFSCDKCRELFSGDFNSPFEGILCANHAGLEDFLMGSSYLSLPIFIGLSSIGSMGFLRNPKALLMVIKAVIESTDYRFILFSSGYQPLDSAIRSFASLAVESSVEAPALSNDSTLLFNNRLFCLSGSIPYSWLFPKCAAAIHHAGSGSTAAALFAGTPQVACPFLLDQFYWAERLHWLGVAPEPLKRQHLIPDIDDAASVNKAADVLLGAIRSALSPEIKAQATVIAQRLASEDGIGEALRILKEKVLP; this is encoded by the exons ATGGACggctgcggcggcgatggccgCCGGCCTCGCGCCGTCTTTATGGCCTTCGGCACCCACGGCGACGTCTTCCCAATCGCT gCCCTTGCTGCAGCGTTTGCTAATGACCAACAGCAGTATACTGTGGTGTTCATCACTCATTCAGCACACCAG AGTTTATCCACACATCTTGCAGTCAGTAAAGTTAGGTACATGCCTGTGGCAAGCCCACCTGCCCTTGCTTCCGAACAACTTGATAATATTTCAT ATGATTCTGTTCAATCGAACGCTGGTCCTGAGTCATTTTCACGGCGGAAAGAGATCATTCAGACGGAGCACAGGAAAGCCTGTTTAGCTTCTGTCGAAGAAGTGTTTGGAAATGATCCGAGCATTCACAGCGACTTCATTGTGATCAATTTCTTTGCCCTG GAAGGTTGCCATCTTGCAGAATTGTTTCAAGTTAAGTGCATCATTGCTGCTCCTTATTTTCTTCCATATAG TGCTCCTTCATCATTTGAACGCCAATTTAAGCAAAGTTTTCCTCTTCTGTACAAGTACTTTCAAGAAGCTCCCCCCAACACA GTCTGCTGGACTGACATTACCCATTGGATGTGGGCGCTTTTCATGGAAAGTTGGGGATTGTGGAGAAATGATTGCCTAAATCTTAGTCCTATTCCTTATACA GATCCAGTAACAAATCTTCCTTTGTGGCATGTACGTGCAGAGTCGCCTTTGTTGTT GTATGGTTTCAGCAAGGAAATTGTCGAGCGCCCAG GATATTGGCCCTCAAGTGCTCATATTTGTGGCTTTTGGTTTCTTCCTATGGCTTGGCAGTTTTCTTGTGATAAATGCAGGGAGTTATTCTCTGGAGATTTCAATTCTCCATTTGAGGGTATTCTATGTGCAAATCATGCTGGCCTGGAAGACTTCCTCATGGGAAGTTCTTATTTGTCTTTACCTATATTTATAGGATTAAGTTCCATTGGCAG CATGGGGTTTCTTAGAAATCCTAAAGCATTACTAATGGTGATTAAAGCTGTCATAGAGTCAACAGATTACAGATTTATCCTTTTCTCGTCTGGATACCAGCCATTGGATTCAGCAATCAGATCTTTTGCTTCTTTAGCTGTAGAATCAAGTGTAGAGGCACCTGCTCTTAGTAATGACAGCACTCTCCTTTTCAATAATCGACTCTTTTGCTTATCTGG ATCAATACCGTATAGCTGGCTTTTCCCTAAATGTGCAGCTGCTATTCATCATGCTGGCAG TGGATCTACAGCTGCTGCACTATTTGCTGGAACCCCTCAG GTTGCATGCCCTTTCCTGCTGGACCAGTTTTACTGGGCGGAGAGACTACACTGGTTAGGGGTGGCACCTGAGCCCCTTAAAAGACAACATCTAATCCCAGATATAGATGATGCCGCGAGCGTTAACAAAGCCGCAGATGTGCTACTTGGAGCTATCAGATCAGCATTATCACCAGAAATTAAAGCTCAAGCAACTGTAATTGCTCAGAGACTTGCTTCCGAG GATGGGATTGGTGAAGCCCTCAGGATCTTGAAGGAGAAAGTTTTGCCTTAA
- the LOC123144369 gene encoding sterol 3-beta-glucosyltransferase isoform X3 translates to MDGCGGDGRRPRAVFMAFGTHGDVFPIAALAAAFANDQQQYTVVFITHSAHQSLSTHLAVSKVRYMPVASPPALASEQLDNISYDSVQSNAGPESFSRRKEIIQTEHRKACLASVEEVFGNDPSIHSDFIVINFFALEGCHLAELFQVKCIIAAPYFLPYSAPSSFERQFKQSFPLLYKYFQEAPPNTVCWTDITHWMWALFMESWGLWRNDCLNLSPIPYTDPVTNLPLWHVRAESPLLLYGFSKEIVERPGYWPSSAHICGFWFLPMAWQFSCDKCRELFSGDFNSPFEGILCANHAGLEDFLMGSSYLSLPIFIGLSSIGSMGFLRNPKALLMVIKAVIESTDYRFILFSSGYQPLDSAIRSFASLAVESSVEAPALSNDSTLLFNNRLFCLSGSIPYSWLFPKCAAAIHHAGSGSTAAALFAGTPQISSISVLLREFIG, encoded by the exons ATGGACggctgcggcggcgatggccgCCGGCCTCGCGCCGTCTTTATGGCCTTCGGCACCCACGGCGACGTCTTCCCAATCGCT gCCCTTGCTGCAGCGTTTGCTAATGACCAACAGCAGTATACTGTGGTGTTCATCACTCATTCAGCACACCAG AGTTTATCCACACATCTTGCAGTCAGTAAAGTTAGGTACATGCCTGTGGCAAGCCCACCTGCCCTTGCTTCCGAACAACTTGATAATATTTCAT ATGATTCTGTTCAATCGAACGCTGGTCCTGAGTCATTTTCACGGCGGAAAGAGATCATTCAGACGGAGCACAGGAAAGCCTGTTTAGCTTCTGTCGAAGAAGTGTTTGGAAATGATCCGAGCATTCACAGCGACTTCATTGTGATCAATTTCTTTGCCCTG GAAGGTTGCCATCTTGCAGAATTGTTTCAAGTTAAGTGCATCATTGCTGCTCCTTATTTTCTTCCATATAG TGCTCCTTCATCATTTGAACGCCAATTTAAGCAAAGTTTTCCTCTTCTGTACAAGTACTTTCAAGAAGCTCCCCCCAACACA GTCTGCTGGACTGACATTACCCATTGGATGTGGGCGCTTTTCATGGAAAGTTGGGGATTGTGGAGAAATGATTGCCTAAATCTTAGTCCTATTCCTTATACA GATCCAGTAACAAATCTTCCTTTGTGGCATGTACGTGCAGAGTCGCCTTTGTTGTT GTATGGTTTCAGCAAGGAAATTGTCGAGCGCCCAG GATATTGGCCCTCAAGTGCTCATATTTGTGGCTTTTGGTTTCTTCCTATGGCTTGGCAGTTTTCTTGTGATAAATGCAGGGAGTTATTCTCTGGAGATTTCAATTCTCCATTTGAGGGTATTCTATGTGCAAATCATGCTGGCCTGGAAGACTTCCTCATGGGAAGTTCTTATTTGTCTTTACCTATATTTATAGGATTAAGTTCCATTGGCAG CATGGGGTTTCTTAGAAATCCTAAAGCATTACTAATGGTGATTAAAGCTGTCATAGAGTCAACAGATTACAGATTTATCCTTTTCTCGTCTGGATACCAGCCATTGGATTCAGCAATCAGATCTTTTGCTTCTTTAGCTGTAGAATCAAGTGTAGAGGCACCTGCTCTTAGTAATGACAGCACTCTCCTTTTCAATAATCGACTCTTTTGCTTATCTGG ATCAATACCGTATAGCTGGCTTTTCCCTAAATGTGCAGCTGCTATTCATCATGCTGGCAG TGGATCTACAGCTGCTGCACTATTTGCTGGAACCCCTCAG ATATCTTCCATATCAGTATTGTTGAGAGAGTTCATAGGCTAG
- the LOC123141409 gene encoding uncharacterized protein, whose translation MPRHLGLHGVIAAGASRHLALHHSGVIAAAVPAAAAFLAVCALALALCASHSGAGAAATERLRRALASVSRRRTDPVISIHQVQPGGVGADASPPPCVWQKGILMGGKCQLPDFSGVINYDPAGNMVAPGRPRALPALGW comes from the coding sequence ATGCCGCGTCACCTTGGCCTTCACGGCGTGATCGCCGCCGGCGCGTCGCGCCACCTCGCCCTGCACCACAGCGGCGTGATCGCGGccgcggtgccggcggcggcggcgttcctgGCCGTGTGCGCGCTGGCGCTGGCGCTGTGCGCGTCGCACTCGGGGGCGGGGGCCGCGGCGACAGAGCGGCTGCGGCGCGCGCTGGCGAGCGTGAGCCGCCGGAGGACGGACCCGGTCATCAGCATCCACCAGGTGCAGCCCGGCGGCGTAGGGGCCGACGCGTCCCCGCCGCCTTGCGTCTGGCAGAAAGGGATCCTCATGGGAGGGAAGTGCCAGCTCCCGGACTTCTCCGGCGTCATCAACTACGACCCCGCCGGCAACATGGTCGCGCCCGGCCGTCCTCGAGCCTTGCCGGCGCTTGGCTGGTGA
- the LOC123144369 gene encoding O-mycaminosyltylonolide 6-deoxyallosyltransferase isoform X2 produces the protein MDGCGGDGRRPRAVFMAFGTHGDVFPIAALAAAFANDQQQYTVVFITHSAHQSLSTHLAVSKVRYMPVASPPALASEQLDNISYDSVQSNAGPESFSRRKEIIQTEHRKACLASVEEVFGNDPSIHSDFIVINFFALEGCHLAELFQVKCIIAAPYFLPYSAPSSFERQFKQSFPLLYKYFQEAPPNTVCWTDITHWMWALFMESWGLWRNDCLNLSPIPYTDPVTNLPLWHVRAESPLLLYGFSKEIVERPGYWPSSAHICGFWFLPMAWQFSCDKCRELFSGDFNSPFEGILCANHAGLEDFLMGSSYLSLPIFIGLSSIGRSIPYSWLFPKCAAAIHHAGSGSTAAALFAGTPQVACPFLLDQFYWAERLHWLGVAPEPLKRQHLIPDIDDAASVNKAADVLLGAIRSALSPEIKAQATVIAQRLASEDGIGEALRILKEKVLP, from the exons ATGGACggctgcggcggcgatggccgCCGGCCTCGCGCCGTCTTTATGGCCTTCGGCACCCACGGCGACGTCTTCCCAATCGCT gCCCTTGCTGCAGCGTTTGCTAATGACCAACAGCAGTATACTGTGGTGTTCATCACTCATTCAGCACACCAG AGTTTATCCACACATCTTGCAGTCAGTAAAGTTAGGTACATGCCTGTGGCAAGCCCACCTGCCCTTGCTTCCGAACAACTTGATAATATTTCAT ATGATTCTGTTCAATCGAACGCTGGTCCTGAGTCATTTTCACGGCGGAAAGAGATCATTCAGACGGAGCACAGGAAAGCCTGTTTAGCTTCTGTCGAAGAAGTGTTTGGAAATGATCCGAGCATTCACAGCGACTTCATTGTGATCAATTTCTTTGCCCTG GAAGGTTGCCATCTTGCAGAATTGTTTCAAGTTAAGTGCATCATTGCTGCTCCTTATTTTCTTCCATATAG TGCTCCTTCATCATTTGAACGCCAATTTAAGCAAAGTTTTCCTCTTCTGTACAAGTACTTTCAAGAAGCTCCCCCCAACACA GTCTGCTGGACTGACATTACCCATTGGATGTGGGCGCTTTTCATGGAAAGTTGGGGATTGTGGAGAAATGATTGCCTAAATCTTAGTCCTATTCCTTATACA GATCCAGTAACAAATCTTCCTTTGTGGCATGTACGTGCAGAGTCGCCTTTGTTGTT GTATGGTTTCAGCAAGGAAATTGTCGAGCGCCCAG GATATTGGCCCTCAAGTGCTCATATTTGTGGCTTTTGGTTTCTTCCTATGGCTTGGCAGTTTTCTTGTGATAAATGCAGGGAGTTATTCTCTGGAGATTTCAATTCTCCATTTGAGGGTATTCTATGTGCAAATCATGCTGGCCTGGAAGACTTCCTCATGGGAAGTTCTTATTTGTCTTTACCTATATTTATAGGATTAAGTTCCATTGGCAG ATCAATACCGTATAGCTGGCTTTTCCCTAAATGTGCAGCTGCTATTCATCATGCTGGCAG TGGATCTACAGCTGCTGCACTATTTGCTGGAACCCCTCAG GTTGCATGCCCTTTCCTGCTGGACCAGTTTTACTGGGCGGAGAGACTACACTGGTTAGGGGTGGCACCTGAGCCCCTTAAAAGACAACATCTAATCCCAGATATAGATGATGCCGCGAGCGTTAACAAAGCCGCAGATGTGCTACTTGGAGCTATCAGATCAGCATTATCACCAGAAATTAAAGCTCAAGCAACTGTAATTGCTCAGAGACTTGCTTCCGAG GATGGGATTGGTGAAGCCCTCAGGATCTTGAAGGAGAAAGTTTTGCCTTAA